The Oncorhynchus mykiss isolate Arlee chromosome 28, USDA_OmykA_1.1, whole genome shotgun sequence genome includes a window with the following:
- the LOC110508967 gene encoding ras-related protein Rab-6B: protein MSAGGDLGNPLRKFKLVFLGEQSVGKTSLITRFMYDSFDNTYQATIGIDFLSKTMYLEDRTVRLQLWDTAGQERFRSLIPSYIRDSTVAVVVYDITNMNSFQQTCKWIDDVRTERGSDVIIMLVGNKTDLEEKRQITIEAGEQRAKELNVMFIETSAKTGTNVKQLFRRVAATLPGMESLDDVNPEGMIDIKLDKPAEPTVPEGGCSC from the exons ATGTCCGCCGGAGGAGACTTGGGGAACCCTCTGAGAAAATTTAAACTCGTCTTTTTAGGAGAACAGAGCG TGGGGAAAACATCACTGATCACCAGGTTCATGTACGACAGCTTCGACAACACATATCAG GCAACCATTGGGATTGACTTCTTATCGAAGACCATGTACCTGGAGGACCGAACA GTGAGGCTGCAGCTGTGGGATACAGCTGGCCAGGAGCGCTTCAGGAGTCTGATTCCTAGCTACATACGGGACTCTACTGTCGCTGTGGTGGTGTATGACATCACAA ACATGAACTCGTTCCAGCAGACCTGTAAGTGGATTGATGACGTTCGAACAGAGAGGGGCAGTGATGTCATCATCATGTTAGTGGGCAACAAGACAGACCTGGAGGAGAAGAG gcaAATCACTATTGAGGCGGGAGAGCAGAGAGCCAAAGAACTGAATGTGATGTTCATCGAAACTAGTGCCAAGACAGGCACCAATGTCAAACAG ctGTTTCGGCGTGTTGCAGCAACCTTACCTGGGATGGAGAGTTTGGACGATGTGAACCCTGAAGGCA